TCCCGGACAAAAAGATTGGTTAGTTGCATTGATACTTTCGATATTATTAGGTGGCTGGGGTGTAGACCGATTTTATTTAGGATATATTGGACTCGGTATAGCAAAAATCGCAGTAACGATTTGTACCTGCGGTATCGGCGGGTTAATCTGGTGGATTTATGATATAGTCCAGATTGCAACCATGAAAATGGTCGATGCGAACGGGCAACCGTTATATAAGAAATAGGGTAAAGTAAAAGGATATAGTTTGCGAGGGGAATAGTTCTCAAACATATTCGGGCTATTCCCCGATTTACTTAATAGGGTAATGAGGTTAATCCAAGTTCAACCTGTTAATGACCGAACTCAAAGTTGGACGATATTCGCCATATTGACCGTGGTGATGGTAGTAGCATATTTCTGGCATCCGAATGACCAAGGAATAGTCTTATGTTATTTCCGTTATTTAACCGGATTACCCTGTGCGGGTTGCGGGTTAACCCGGTCATTAAGTGCGTTCGCTAAAGGACAGTTCCTAACTTCATTTCAATACCATCCGTTTGGTCCGCTGGTTTTCTTAATTGGTATTGGCTTATGGCTTCGTGCAATAGTAGAATTATTCAATCAAAAAACGGTTACGATAGTACTT
This portion of the bacterium genome encodes:
- a CDS encoding DUF2752 domain-containing protein: MRLIQVQPVNDRTQSWTIFAILTVVMVVAYFWHPNDQGIVLCYFRYLTGLPCAGCGLTRSLSAFAKGQFLTSFQYHPFGPLVFLIGIGLWLRAIVELFNQKTVTIVLSEKTKRRLIPLFIIFIISFWAYRIIDTLSHR
- a CDS encoding TM2 domain-containing protein; protein product: MSGETPPSSAPASSGPAPGQKDWLVALILSILLGGWGVDRFYLGYIGLGIAKIAVTICTCGIGGLIWWIYDIVQIATMKMVDANGQPLYKK